A window of Hevea brasiliensis isolate MT/VB/25A 57/8 chromosome 14, ASM3005281v1, whole genome shotgun sequence contains these coding sequences:
- the LOC110669338 gene encoding callose synthase 1, giving the protein MSSRRGSDHQPPLRRIQRTQTAGNLGESMLDSEVVPSSLVEIAPILRVANQVEASNPRVAYLCRFYAFEKAHRLDPTSSGRGVRQFKTALLQRLEKENEITMQGRTMSDAREMQKFYRDYYQKYIQALQNAADKADRAQLTKAYQTAAVLFEVLKAVNQTEAVPDEILEAHTKVEEKTKIYVPYNILPLDPDSQNQAIMRFPEIRATVSALRNTRGLPWPKGHNKSLNEDILDWLQAMFGFQKDNVANQREHLILLLANVHIRLFPETDQQPKLDDCALTDVMKRLFKNYKRWCKYLGRKSSLWLPTIQQEVQQRKLLYMGLYLLIWGEAANLRFMPECLCYIYHHMAFELYGMLAGSVSPMTGEHIKPAYGGEDEAFLRKVVKPIYDTIAEEAKKSKGGRSKHSQWRNYDDLNEYFWSVDCFRLGWPMRADASFFCPPPRELLFDKDEEKKRVIGDRWTGKVNFVEIRSFWHVFRSFDRMWSFFILCLQAMIIIGWNGSGKLSSIFEGDVFKKVLSIFITSAILNFAQAVIDVILSWKAKQAMPFYVKLRYILKVLSAAAWVIVLPVTYAYSWENPPGLGQTIKKWFGNSPSSPSLFILAILIYLSPNILSALLFLFPFVRRVLERSNYKIVMLMMWWSQPRLYVGRGMHESSIALFKYTMFWVLLILSKLAFSYYVEIKPLVGPTKAIMKVHIGTYQWHEFFPRAKNNIGVVIALWAPIVLVYFMDTQIWYAIYSTIFGGVYGAFRRLGEIRTLGMLRSRFQSLPGAFNACLIPVEKSEKIKKKGLRATFSRKFTENLPNKEEEEARFAQMWNKIITSFRDEDLINNREMDLMLVPYWADKGLDLIQWPPFLLASKIPIALDMAKDSNGKDRELKKRLASDHYMHCAVRECYASFGSIIKYLVLGEKERRVIDAIFIRVDEYIQNDMLIRELNMSALPTLYEQFVNLIEYLISNKEDDKDKVVILLLDMLEVVTRDIMEDEVPSLLDSSHGGSSGKQEGMTSLDQQYQFFGHLKFPVKETEAWKEKIRRLHLLLTVKESAMDVPSNLEARRRISFFSNSLFMDMPNAPKVRNMLSFSILTPYYDEDVLYSINQLENPNEDGVSILFYLQKIFPDEWTNFLERVECVSEEKLRESEELEEKLRLWASYRGQTLTKTVRGMMYYRKALELQAFLDRATNEELMKGYKVAESSREEKSKSERSLWAQCQAEADMKFTYVVSCQQYGIHKRAADARAKDILRLMTNYPSLRVAYIDEVEETSKDKSNSNKMVEKVYYSTLVKAGPPTEPIDSSEPVQNLDQVIYRIKLPGPAILGEGKPENQNHAIIFTRGEGLQTIDMNQDNYMEEAFKMRNFLQEFLQKRDGVRYPTVLGLREHIFTGSVSSLAWFMSNQETSFVTIGQRLLANPLKVRFHYGHPDVFDRLFHLTRGGVSKASKVINLSEDIFAGFNSTLREGNITHHEYIQVGKGRDVGLNQISMFEAKIANGNGEQTLSRDIYRLGHRFDFFRMLSCYFTTVGFYFSTLLTVLIVYVFLYGRLYLVLSGLEEGLITQPAIRDNKPLQVALASQSLVQIGFLMALPMMMEMGLERGFRSALSDFILMQLQLAPVFFTFSLGTKTHYYGRTLLHGGAQYRGTGRGFVVFHAKFADNYRMYSRSHFVKGIELMILLLVYHIFGHSYRGVVAYILITVSMWFMVGTWLFAPFLFNPSGFEWQKIVDDWTDWNKWIDNRGGIGVPPEKSWESWWEKEQEHLRYSGKRGIIVEILLALRFFIFQYGLVYHLSIIKNTKSFLVYGVSWLVIIVILLLMKAMSVGRRRLSANFQLLFRLIKGLIFVTFVSIFITLIALPHMTLRDVLVCILAFMPTGWGLLLIAQACKPVIQNAGFWGSVRTLARGYEIIMGLLLFTPVAFLAWFPFVSEFQTRMLFNQAFSRGLQISRILGGHRKDQSSKNKE; this is encoded by the exons ATGTCAAGTAGAAGGGGTTCGGATCACCAACCGCCACTAAGGCGGATTCAGCGGACCCAGACAGCCGGTAATCTGGGTGAGTCCATGTTGGACAGTGAGGTGGTGCCTTCTTCGCTGGTTGAGATTGCTCCAATTCTCCGTGTGGCTAACCAAGTGGAGGCTAGCAACCCTAGAGTTGCTTATCTCT GTCGGTTCTATGCCTTTGAGAAAGCTCACAGATTGGATCCCACATCTAGTGGGCGTGGTGTTCGCCAATTTAAAACTGCACTTTTACAACGTTTGGAAAAG GAAAATGAAATTACAATGCAAGGAAGGACAATGAGTGATGCTCGAGAAATGCAGAAATTTTACCGGGATTACTATCAAAAGTATATTCAAGCTTTACAGAATGCAGCTGATAAAGCTGATCG TGCCCAACTTACAAAAGCATATCAAACTGCTGCTGTCCTCTTCGAGGTTTTGAAGGCTGTCAACCAGACGGAGGCTGTGCCTGATGAG ATTCTGGAAGCTCACACGAAGGTTGAAGAAAAGACAAAGATATATGTACCTTACAATATTCTTCCTCTTGATCCTGATAGTCAAAATCAGGCTATCATGAGATTCCCTGAG ATTCGAGCAACTGTTTCTGCACTTCGAAACACCAGGGGTTTACCGTGGCCAAAGGGccacaataagagtttaaatgaaGACATTCTAGATTGGCTTCAAGCTATGTTTGGTTTTCAG AAGGATAATGTGGCAAATCAGAGGGAACATTTGATTCTGTTGCTTGCAAATGTGCACATACGACTGTTTCCAGAGACTGATCAGCAACCAAAG TTGGATGACTGTGCTCTAACCGATGTGATGAAGAGACTGTTTAAGAACTACAAAAGATGGTGCAAGTATTTGGGGCGCAAAAGTAGCCTTTG GTTGCCAACCATTCAACAGGAAGTGCAGCAAAGAAAATTACTATATATGGGTCTATATCTTCTTATATGGGGAGAAGCAGCAAACTTGAGATTCATGCCAGAATGCCTTTGCTATATATATCATCAC ATGGCATTTGAACTATATGGAATGTTGGCTGGGAGTGTCAGTCCAATGACGGGTGAGCACATAAAACCAGCCTATGGAGGTGAAGATGAGGCTTTTTTGAGGAAAGTGGTAAAACCAATATATGATACAATAGCAGAG GAAGCCAAAAAGAGTAAAGGAGGAAGGTCAAAACATTCTCAATGGAGAAACTATGATGATTTAAATGAGTACTTTTG GTCGGTTGATTGTTTTCGATTAGGTTGGCCCATGCGTGCTGATGCCAGTTTCTTTTGCCCTCCTCCAAGGGAGCTTCTATTTGATAAAGATGAG GAGAAGAAACGAGTTATTGGTGATAGATGGACTGGCAAAGTTAATTTTGTAGAAATACGATCATTTTGGCATGTGTTCAGAAGTTTTGATAGAATGTGGAGCTTTTTTATTTTGTGTTTACAG GCGATGATCATCATTGGTTGGAATGGATCAGGCAAATTGAGTTCCATATTTGAGGGTGATGTTTTCAAGAAAGTTCTAAGCATCTTCATAACTTCTGCTATATTAAATTTTGCACAAG CTGTGATTGATGTAATTCTGAGCTGGAAGGCAAAGCAGGCCATGCCATTTTATGTCAAACTAAGATACATTTTGAAGGTTCTTTCAGCTGCAGCATGGGTCATAGTTCTACCTGTTACTTATGCTTATAGTTGGGAAAATCCTCCTGGACTTGGCCAGACCATTAAGAAATGGTTTGGCAATAGTCCAAGTTCACCTTCTTTGTTCATTTTGGCCATCCTTATTTATTTATCTCCAAACATACTCTCTGCATTGTTATTTCTGTTCCCATTCGTTCGCCGGGTTCTTGAGCGGTCAAATTATAAAATTGTGATGCTCATGATGTGGTGGTCTCAG CCTCGTCTCTATGTTGGAAGGGGAATGCATGAGAGCTCAATTGCACTTTTTAA GTACACTATGTTTTGGGTTCTCCTAATTTTGTCAAAATTAGCTTTCAGTTATTATGTAGAG ATTAAGCCTCTTGTTGGTCCAACAAAAGCTATCATGAAAGTTCACATTGGAACCTACCAGTGGCATGAGTTTTTTCCTCGAG CCAAGAACAACATTGGTGTTGTGATTGCATTGTGGGCTCCCATTGTCCTT GTCTATTTTATGGATACACAGATTTGGTATGCTATCTACTCGACCATATTTGGAGGTGTATATGGTGCCTTTCGCCGTCTTGGGGAG ATTCGGACATTAGGAATGTTGAGGTCTCGATTCCAATCATTGCCAGGAGCATTCAATGCATGCTTGATTCCAGTTGAAAAGAGTGAAAAGATCAAGAAAAAAGGACTGAGAGCTACTTTTTCTCGTAAATTCACTGAG AACCTGCCCAACAAAGAGGAGGAGGAAGCAAGGTTTGCTCAGATGTGGAACAAAATAATCACTAGCTTTCGGGATGAGGATTTGATAAATAATAG GGAAATGGACTTGATGCTTGTCCCATACTGGGCTGATAAGGGTCTAGACCTCATTCAATGGCCTCCATTTTTGCTTGCTAGCAAG ATCCCAATAGCATTGGACATGGCAAAAGATAGCAATGGAAAAGACCGTGAACTGAAAAAGAGGTTGGCTTCAGACCATTATATGCACTGTGCAGTTCGTGAGTGCTATGCCTCATTTGGAAGTATCATCAAATATTTGGTTCTTGGAGAGAAGGAAAGAAG GGTTATAGATGCTATTTTCATCAGAGTGGATGAGTATATACAAAATGACATGCTGATCAGGGAATTGAATATGAGTGCTCTCCCGACCCTCTATGAACAGTTTGTGAATCTTATTGAATATTTG ATATCAAATAAGGAAGATGACAAGGATAAGGTTGTCATTCTTTTGCTTGACATGCTAGAGGTGGTGACTAGAGACATAATGGAGGACGAGGTTCCTag TTTGCTTGACTCAAGCCATGGTGGATCTTCTGGAAAACAAGAGGGAATGACCTCACTTGATCAACAGTACCAGTTTTTTGGTCATCTCAAATTTCCAGTGAAAGAGACAGAAGCTTGGAAAGAAAAA ATCAGAAGGCTTCACCTATTGCTTACTGTGAAAGAGTCCGCTATGGATGTGCCATCTAACTTGGAAGCTAGAAGGCGAATTTCTTTCTTCTCCAATTCATTGTTCATGGACATGCCTAATGCACCCAAAGTTCGCAACATGCTTTCATTCTC TATCCTAACTCCTTACTATGATGAGGATGTTCTTTACTCCATAAATCAACTAGAGAATCCAAATGAGGATGGGGTTTCTATCCTTTTTTACTTGCAAAAAATCTTTCCAG aTGAGTGGACAAACTTTCTTGAACGGGTTGAATGTGTTAGTGAGGAAAAACTCAGAGAAAGTGAAGAACTGGAAGAGAAACTTCGTTTATGGGCATCATACAGAGGCCAAACATTGACAAAAACTG TACGAGGCATGATGTATTACCGCAAAGCTTTGGAACTTCAGGCCTTCCTTGATAGGGCAACAAATGAAG AATTGATGAAAGGCTATAAGGTTGCTGAATCAAGTAGAGAGGAAAAGTCAAAGAGTGAAAGGTCACTATGGGCACAATGTCAGGCAGAAGCCGATATGAAATTCACATATGTTGTGTCATGCCAGCAATATGGCATTCACAAACGAGCAGCTGATGCTCGTGCTAAAGATATTCTGAGGCTCATGACAAA CTATCCATCTCTTCGTGTAGCATATATCGATGAGGTTGAAGAAACTAGTAAAGATAAATCCAATTCTAACAAGATGGTTGAGAAGGTTTATTATTCAACTCTTGTCAAGGCTGGTCCTCCAACTGAGCCTATTGATTCGTCTGAGCCAGTTCAAAATCTAGACCAG GTAATATATCGGATAAAGCTTCCTGGACCTGCAATATTAGGTGAGGGGAAGCCAGAAAATCAGAATCATGCCATTATATTCACACGGGGTGAAGGATTACAAACAATAGATATGAATCAG GATAACTATATGGAAGAAGCCTTCAAAATGAGGAACTTCCTTCAAGAATTTCTTCAAAAGCGTGATGGTGTAAGATATCCAACAGTACTTGGACTGAGGGAGCATATTTTCACTGGCAG TGTTTCATCTCttgcatggtttatgtcaaatcaggAGACTAGTTTTGTTACCATTGGGCAGAGATTGTTGGCTAATCCTTTGAA AGTGCGGTTCCACTATGGTCATCCAGACGTGTTTGATAGACTGTTTCACTTGACTAGAGGGGGTGTCAGCAAAGCTTCTAAAGTCATCAATTTAAGCGAGGACATATTTGCAG gttTCAATTCAACATTACGTGAAGGCAACATCACTCATCATGAATACATTCAAGTTGGTAAAGGAAGGGATGTGGGCCTTAATCAGATTTCTATGTTTGAGGCAAAGATAGCTAATGGAAATGGTGAACAGACATTGAGTCGCGACATTTACAGGCTGGGACATCGATTTGACTTTTTCAGAATGCTGTCTTGCTATTTTACTACTGTTGGTTTCTATTTCAGTACCTTG TTAACTGTGCTCATAGTGTATGTATTTCTTTACGGCCGCCTTTATCTTGTTCTTAGTGGACTTGAAGAAGGGCTGATTACTCAACCAGCTATTAGAGACAACAAGCCTCTTCAAGTAGCTCTTGCTTCTCAGTCATTGGTGCAGATTGGGTTCTTGATGGCCTTGCCAATGATGATGGAAATGGGTTTGGAAAGGGGATTCCGTAGTGCATTAAGTGATTTCATATTGATGCAATTACAATTGGCCCCtgtatttttcacattttctctTGGAACAAAGACTCATTATTATGGAAGGACATTGCTTCATGGGGGTGCACAATACCGAGGTACTGGTCGTGGTTTTGTAGTGTTCCATGCCAAGTTTGCTGATAACTATAGGATGTATTCCCGCAGCCATTTTGTCAAAGGGATTGAACTGATGATTCTGCTACTTGTGTACCATATTTTTGGACATTCATATAGAGGTGTAGTTGCATACATCTTAATCACTGTATCCATGTGGTTCATGGTGGGGACATGGCTTTTTGCTCCTTTCCTTTTCAATCCATCAGGGTTTGAGTGGCAAAAGATTGTTGATGACTGGACGGATTGGAACAAGTGGATAGATAACCGTGGAGGTATTGGTGTGCCTCCAGAAAAAAGTTGGGAATCCTGGTGGGAAAAGGAACAGGAACATCTTCGATATTCTGGGAAGCGCGGTATCATTGTGGAGATATTGTTGGCATTGCGCTTTTTCATCTTTCAGTATGGCCTTGTGTATCACCTCAGCATCATTAAAAATACCAAAAGTTTTCTG GTTTATGGTGTTTCATGGCTTGTTATCATTGTAATATTGTTATTAATGAAG GCTATGTCTGTTGGAAGGAGAAGACTGAGTGCAAACTTCCAACTATTGTTTCGGCTAATAAAGGGCCTCATATTCGTGACTTTTGTTTCAATATTCATTACTTTGATAGCACTCCCACATATGACACTTCGAGACGTCTTGGTCTGCATTCTTGCATTCATGCCTACTGGATGGGGACTGCTACTG attgCACAAGCTTGTAAGCCTGTGATACAAAATGCTGGATTTTGGGGATCAGTACGGACGCTAGCTCGTGGTTACGAAATAATCATGGGTTTGCTTCTATTCACACCTGTTGCATTCTTGGCTTGGTTCCCATTTGTTTCCGAGTTCCAAACACGTATGCTGTTCAACCAAGCATTTAGCAGAGGTCTACAGATTTCCCGTATTCTTGGTGGACACAGGAAAGACCAATCCTCCAAAAACAAAGAGTAA
- the LOC110669339 gene encoding protein VACUOLELESS GAMETOPHYTES-like, which yields MATTFRHSLLLRRPCIKHSSHSHPLRPVDVKEEEEIICSGCELDLSGSAYKCSKSKCDFFLHKSCFELPGELEHNSHSQHLLTLLPCPPNHDSKFTCNACGDYGTAFTYHCLTCQFNLHVGCAFLPNTIKHVDHNHPLTLFYSSSMERGCTTFTCDACSKDVPQSHWIYYCPDCDYGTDLACTIPQC from the coding sequence ATGGCAACAACGTTCAGGCATTCTCTATTGCTCCGTCGTCCATGCATAAAGCATTCCAGCCATTCCCACCCCTTACGTCCGGTAGATGTGAAAGAGGAAGAGGAAATTATTTGCTCGGGATGTGAGCTAGACCTTTCAGGCTCAGCTTACAAGTGCAGCAAATCCAAATGTGATTTCTTCCTTCACAAATCCTGCTTTGAACTTCCGGGTGAGCTTGAACACAATTCTCACTCTCAGCACTTGCTCACCCTTCTTCCCTGCCCACCTAACCATGACTCCAAGTTCACTTGTAATGCCTGTGGTGATTATGGCACTGCTTTTACCTACCATTGCCTCACTTGCCAATTCAACCTCCATGTTGGATGTGCTTTCTTGCCCAACACCATCAAACATGTGGATCACAATCACCCACTTACCCTCTTTTATTCCTCCTCAATGGAAAGAGGCTGCACAACCTTCACTTGTGATGCTTGCAGCAAAGATGTTCCTCAGAGCCATTGGATCTACTACTGTCCTGATTGCGATTATGGCACTGATCTAGCTTGTACAATTCCTCAATGCTGA